Proteins co-encoded in one Waddlia chondrophila WSU 86-1044 genomic window:
- a CDS encoding NYN domain-containing protein encodes MHYFIDGYNLMFRLSMMNDSLQAEREQFISNLYAKIQVVGLDVTIVFDAQHQEGLGSRTHLDFLEICFTDEGETADDYIIRELSSVPNPREEIVVTSDNKLAWLARRMHAKSEQVETFVRWLDHRYRKRKKELPKDFVIKEPPKISLPEELPVSQEKSTADSYYLNAFEKKFKELEPERSLPKPKKKTSSKKAGESEMERWQRLFENRDLDEDTPNVL; translated from the coding sequence ATGCACTATTTCATTGACGGATACAATTTGATGTTCCGTTTGTCTATGATGAACGACTCCTTGCAAGCAGAAAGAGAGCAGTTTATCTCAAATCTCTACGCCAAAATTCAAGTTGTTGGGCTAGATGTCACCATTGTCTTCGACGCTCAACATCAAGAGGGGCTCGGTTCTCGCACTCATCTTGATTTTTTAGAAATTTGCTTTACGGACGAAGGGGAAACAGCTGACGACTATATTATTCGCGAGCTGAGTTCAGTGCCAAATCCAAGAGAAGAGATTGTCGTTACATCGGACAACAAACTTGCCTGGCTGGCGAGAAGGATGCATGCCAAGTCAGAACAAGTGGAAACATTCGTTCGCTGGCTGGATCACCGTTACCGCAAAAGAAAAAAAGAGCTTCCAAAAGATTTTGTCATTAAGGAACCGCCAAAGATCTCCCTTCCGGAAGAGCTTCCCGTTTCACAAGAGAAGAGCACTGCGGACAGCTATTACCTAAACGCTTTTGAAAAAAAATTCAAAGAGCTGGAGCCTGAACGCAGCCTTCCCAAGCCTAAAAAAAAGACCTCATCGAAAAAAGCAGGTGAAAGTGAAATGGAAAGGTGGCAGAGGTTGTTTGAAAATCGGGATCTTGACGAAGACACACCTAATGTATTGTGA
- the sufC gene encoding Fe-S cluster assembly ATPase SufC: MLLEIKNLSASIDGKPLLKGVDLEVNPGEIHAIMGPNGAGKSTLAKVLAGHPSYEVTGGEVWFKGQNILEMEPDERAQLGLFMSFQYPVEIPGVSNMQFLHASYNAIKKASNQPELEEGDFEKLLDEKMKIMDIRPEFKQRNLNEGFSGGEKKRNEILQMAVINPSLAILDETDSGLDIDAMRTVAGGVNHLMNDDMGLILITHYQRLLDHIRPHKVHVMVNGKLIESGGPELAIKLENEGYDWLVKNIQEEMAG, from the coding sequence ATGTTATTAGAAATAAAAAATTTATCTGCTTCCATCGATGGAAAACCCTTGCTTAAAGGGGTTGATCTAGAAGTGAATCCAGGGGAGATCCATGCGATTATGGGACCAAATGGCGCAGGGAAGTCGACTTTGGCTAAGGTGCTGGCAGGCCATCCTTCCTATGAGGTTACCGGAGGCGAGGTATGGTTCAAAGGGCAGAACATTCTGGAAATGGAACCTGATGAGCGTGCACAGTTGGGATTGTTTATGAGCTTTCAATATCCCGTGGAAATCCCGGGTGTCAGCAATATGCAGTTTTTGCACGCTTCTTACAACGCGATTAAAAAGGCTTCGAACCAGCCTGAGCTGGAAGAAGGGGATTTTGAGAAGCTTTTGGATGAGAAAATGAAAATAATGGATATTCGTCCTGAATTCAAACAGCGCAATCTTAACGAAGGATTTTCCGGCGGGGAAAAGAAAAGGAATGAGATTCTGCAAATGGCTGTGATCAACCCTTCGCTTGCTATCCTTGACGAAACGGATTCCGGGTTGGATATCGACGCCATGCGCACTGTCGCCGGTGGAGTAAATCATTTGATGAATGATGACATGGGGCTGATTTTGATCACCCACTATCAACGGCTGCTTGATCATATCCGTCCCCATAAAGTTCATGTGATGGTTAATGGAAAACTTATCGAATCCGGAGGGCCTGAACTTGCAATTAAACTGGAAAATGAAGGCTACGATTGGCTTGTCAAGAATATCCAAGAGGAGATGGCAGGATGA
- a CDS encoding GreA/GreB family elongation factor: MSYLEEFQNQINNRDFHKFFQLWEEYCTNDEVDSDEFISLLDIIKNSDFNTLFGQFAETALPLWQCIKDDEESYQVLKRILDLQTSNSSLLASTAISMLKKRYGEDPKFKERLRQIGLRTQANFQGAISNFELLNHMAKGKFVFHTSGWGTGEIMDISHIREQVAVEFENVTGIKHLSFENAFKTLIPLLDEHFLARRFADPDLLEKQAKKDPLEVLKALLHDLGPKTAGEIKDELCILVIPEQEWSRWWQNARARLKKDTMVETPNSLKDPFILRKKELSHEEEMHREIEKQTSVDDIVQTTYTYVRDLPHVLRRREVKDTLRDKLVSLLDEEQLSSAQELQICIFLETLFGHSIEGKSVKDFIHSMENVEEVLNSMEIIAFKKRALTMIRENREDWAETFSSLLFSIHQNPLRDYLFQELQSSESRELLMKKLNTLLRYPERHPEIFVWYFQKICKKNPGNIPFSNKEGQCQFFEAFLILLHRIEHENEWKDLVKKMYNTLTSKRFEVVRNLIENTTLEFIKEFLLLVAKVHVFSDHDKKIMRSLAQVVHPSLAPSKSKSITDDASTLWTTEEGYRKTQERVKRIATVEMVENAKEVEEARSHGDLRENSEYKFACEKRSRLQSEMKMLSKQLSAARVLTPEDVDSSIAGVGCIVEVEEPSGAKEQFTILGPWEADIDNGIISYQSQIAQAMSGHKIGDSFTFKDGHYKITALKSVFEG; the protein is encoded by the coding sequence ATGAGTTATTTGGAAGAATTCCAAAACCAAATTAACAACCGAGATTTTCATAAATTTTTTCAACTCTGGGAAGAGTATTGCACAAACGATGAAGTTGACAGCGACGAGTTTATCAGCCTTCTCGATATCATCAAAAATTCCGATTTCAACACTTTATTCGGCCAGTTTGCTGAAACAGCCCTGCCTCTTTGGCAATGCATCAAAGACGACGAAGAATCCTATCAGGTCTTAAAGCGGATTCTCGATCTTCAAACATCTAATTCCTCTTTATTGGCAAGCACGGCGATCTCCATGTTAAAGAAACGTTATGGAGAAGACCCGAAGTTCAAAGAGCGGCTGCGTCAAATAGGCCTCCGCACACAGGCAAATTTTCAAGGGGCGATTTCTAATTTCGAACTTCTCAATCATATGGCTAAAGGGAAATTCGTCTTTCACACAAGCGGATGGGGAACCGGAGAGATTATGGACATTTCCCACATTCGCGAGCAAGTTGCCGTTGAATTTGAAAATGTGACCGGAATCAAACATTTATCTTTCGAAAATGCTTTTAAAACGTTGATTCCCCTTCTTGATGAGCATTTCCTCGCACGCCGATTTGCCGATCCCGACCTGCTAGAAAAACAAGCAAAAAAAGATCCCCTGGAAGTGTTGAAAGCATTGCTGCATGACCTCGGTCCCAAGACAGCGGGCGAGATTAAGGATGAACTTTGCATTTTGGTGATTCCAGAGCAGGAATGGAGCCGCTGGTGGCAAAATGCCAGAGCCCGTCTAAAAAAAGACACCATGGTTGAAACTCCCAACAGCCTGAAAGATCCGTTCATTCTGAGGAAAAAAGAACTTTCTCACGAAGAGGAAATGCATCGGGAAATTGAAAAACAAACCTCAGTCGATGACATCGTTCAAACGACCTATACATATGTCAGAGATCTTCCCCATGTATTGAGAAGGCGGGAAGTCAAAGATACTTTAAGAGACAAGTTGGTAAGCTTGCTGGACGAAGAACAGCTTTCCTCGGCACAAGAGCTTCAGATCTGCATTTTCTTAGAAACATTATTTGGTCATTCCATTGAAGGGAAATCTGTCAAAGATTTCATCCATTCAATGGAAAATGTCGAAGAGGTTCTTAATTCCATGGAGATCATCGCCTTTAAAAAACGGGCATTGACGATGATCAGAGAGAATCGAGAAGACTGGGCCGAAACCTTTTCTTCCCTTCTCTTTTCCATCCATCAAAATCCTCTGCGAGATTATCTTTTCCAAGAACTCCAATCCAGTGAATCTCGAGAACTCCTGATGAAAAAGCTCAATACTCTCTTGAGATATCCAGAGAGGCACCCTGAGATTTTTGTCTGGTATTTTCAGAAAATTTGTAAGAAAAATCCGGGAAACATCCCATTTTCAAACAAAGAGGGGCAATGCCAATTCTTCGAGGCGTTTTTAATCCTCCTCCATCGAATCGAGCATGAAAATGAATGGAAAGATCTTGTAAAAAAGATGTATAACACATTGACATCCAAACGATTTGAAGTTGTCCGCAATCTGATCGAAAACACAACGCTTGAATTTATCAAAGAATTTTTATTATTGGTGGCGAAAGTCCATGTCTTTTCAGACCACGATAAAAAGATCATGCGTTCCTTGGCTCAAGTTGTGCACCCCTCCCTAGCTCCGTCGAAATCTAAATCGATTACCGATGACGCCTCCACTTTGTGGACCACCGAAGAGGGATATCGCAAAACTCAAGAAAGAGTTAAGCGGATTGCAACTGTCGAGATGGTTGAGAACGCAAAGGAAGTGGAAGAGGCTCGTTCACACGGCGATCTTCGAGAGAATTCAGAATATAAATTCGCTTGTGAGAAACGCTCCCGTTTGCAGTCCGAAATGAAAATGCTCTCTAAGCAGTTAAGTGCTGCGCGAGTGTTGACACCAGAGGATGTCGATTCTTCCATTGCAGGAGTCGGTTGCATCGTTGAGGTGGAGGAGCCAAGCGGGGCAAAAGAGCAGTTCACAATCTTGGGTCCATGGGAAGCAGATATCGACAATGGAATCATTTCTTATCAGTCGCAAATTGCCCAAGCAATGAGTGGTCATAAAATTGGGGATTCCTTTACATTTAAAGACGGTCATTACAAGATCACCGCTTTAAAAAGCGTTTTCGAAGGATAA
- the sufB gene encoding Fe-S cluster assembly protein SufB encodes MIMALADQSFSSENNEYKYGFVTNVETERLPPGLNEEIIREISRKRGEPEFLLNFRVKAFQKWLTMAEPTWPNVAYPPIDYQAISYYSAPKTKSSLSSLDEVDPEILRTFEKLGIPLDEQKRLANVAVDMVFDSVSIGTTFKKKLEEAGVVLCSISEAIHEYPELVEKYLGSVVPVGDNFFAALNSAVFSDGSFVYVPKGVKCPMELSTYFRINDKESGQFERTLIIAEERSSVSYLEGCTAPAYDTNQLHAAVVELVALDDAEIKYSTVQNWYAGDPKTGSGGVYNFVTKRGRCAGKRSKISWTQVEVGAAITWKYPSCLLQGDDSVGEFYSVALTNGKMQADTGTKMIHMGKNTRSTIISKGISADQSHNTYRGLVKMTPKAAGARNYTQCDSMLVGDQCSANTFPYIDVGNSSSEVEHEASTSKMNEEQIFYFLSRGISQEDAINMIVNGFCKEVIQELPLEFATEAKQLLALKLENSVG; translated from the coding sequence ATGATTATGGCTTTAGCGGATCAATCTTTTTCCAGTGAAAACAACGAATATAAGTACGGTTTTGTGACCAATGTGGAGACTGAGCGTCTTCCCCCCGGCTTAAACGAAGAGATCATTCGTGAAATCTCCCGAAAAAGAGGGGAGCCGGAGTTTCTATTGAATTTCCGAGTGAAGGCCTTTCAGAAATGGCTGACAATGGCTGAACCAACATGGCCCAATGTTGCGTATCCTCCGATCGATTATCAAGCGATTTCTTATTACTCGGCTCCAAAAACCAAGTCTTCTTTAAGCAGCCTTGATGAAGTCGATCCGGAAATCCTGCGCACTTTTGAAAAGTTGGGAATTCCTTTGGATGAGCAAAAGCGGCTGGCCAATGTTGCTGTCGATATGGTCTTCGATTCTGTGTCTATTGGCACAACATTCAAGAAAAAATTGGAAGAGGCGGGTGTTGTCCTTTGTTCCATTTCCGAAGCGATCCATGAATATCCCGAGTTGGTAGAAAAATATTTGGGAAGCGTTGTTCCGGTAGGCGACAATTTTTTCGCAGCTCTTAATTCGGCAGTTTTTTCCGATGGTTCGTTTGTCTACGTGCCCAAGGGAGTGAAGTGTCCGATGGAGCTGTCCACTTATTTCCGCATCAATGATAAAGAATCCGGGCAGTTTGAACGGACGCTGATCATTGCGGAAGAGAGATCTTCGGTCAGTTATTTAGAGGGGTGCACAGCCCCTGCATATGACACCAATCAACTGCATGCGGCAGTTGTTGAACTGGTTGCTCTCGACGATGCCGAGATCAAGTACTCAACTGTGCAAAATTGGTATGCCGGCGATCCGAAGACAGGTTCTGGAGGTGTGTACAATTTTGTGACAAAAAGGGGCAGATGTGCAGGAAAGCGTTCCAAAATTTCATGGACGCAAGTCGAAGTTGGAGCTGCAATTACTTGGAAATATCCCAGCTGTTTATTGCAAGGAGATGATTCTGTCGGTGAATTTTATTCTGTCGCATTGACGAATGGGAAAATGCAAGCCGATACGGGAACTAAGATGATCCATATGGGAAAAAATACCCGTTCCACAATCATTTCTAAAGGGATTTCCGCCGACCAGTCCCACAATACTTATCGCGGATTGGTGAAGATGACACCTAAAGCGGCAGGAGCGCGTAATTATACGCAATGTGATTCTATGTTGGTCGGCGATCAATGCTCTGCCAACACGTTTCCTTACATTGATGTCGGCAATAGCAGCAGCGAAGTGGAGCATGAGGCGTCCACATCCAAGATGAATGAGGAGCAGATTTTTTACTTCCTTTCCAGAGGGATTTCTCAAGAAGATGCGATCAATATGATCGTCAACGGATTTTGCAAAGAGGTTATCCAGGAGTTGCCGCTTGAATTTGCCACAGAGGCGAAGCAGTTGTTGGCCCTTAAACTTGAAAATTCAGTAGGTTAA
- a CDS encoding AMP-dependent synthetase/ligase has translation MDPLRHLPDLLHSFNERPRQSQAFNYMKDGQWFHLSTEQVVNQVESLALYLKDQGLKKGERVGIYAKSSPYWSIIDFAVTLAGGITVPFFANLSGRHFVYEVEQSKPKWLFVGDREDWDHIKEHKEKFETTIGIEQGAYEHTDHNFYDWVEKGMNILKETPYQIEILKQAIHPDDVATIIYSSGSTGSPKGVELTHRNLVSIVNMDDFLLRGTDKYLSILPLAHIFAKQIHLIMTAWGVPIYFLNDLTKITEVATTLPITRMIVVPRILEKVYSKMLDSVKKSSLVKRLIGTWAFNLAYRKNDWIKRSLFPIADQLVYSKIRSAFGPHFHSILSGGAPLNPHLHRFYLSVGIPILQGWGLTEGSCIAVNRLHQNKVGTVGPPVPGVRFKISEDGEILAHSPTVMKGYYLNPEATRKTIDPEGWLHTGDYGYIDNDGHLVVQGRINEAFKTSQGEYVSPVPIEQRLSESPLIDMAMVIGEGHPFPAVLLFPDFPSVENWKAQKSQGYLSVHEFLDSEEVNEEIIRLIEEINKSLDHWQKIRAYRFILTPPTIDGMELTPTLKLRRKAILEKYASVVEEIYHCVGKRSFYLIQD, from the coding sequence ATGGATCCTCTTAGACATCTGCCTGACTTGCTGCACAGTTTTAATGAAAGGCCAAGGCAAAGCCAAGCTTTCAATTATATGAAAGATGGCCAATGGTTCCACCTGTCCACAGAACAGGTTGTCAATCAAGTAGAAAGCCTGGCTTTATACCTCAAAGATCAAGGGCTGAAAAAAGGGGAAAGAGTCGGGATTTACGCCAAATCCTCTCCTTACTGGAGCATCATTGATTTCGCTGTTACTTTAGCCGGCGGAATCACCGTTCCGTTTTTTGCGAATCTTTCCGGGAGGCATTTTGTGTATGAAGTGGAGCAGTCCAAACCGAAATGGCTGTTTGTCGGCGACCGGGAAGACTGGGATCATATCAAAGAACACAAAGAAAAATTCGAAACAACGATAGGGATCGAACAAGGCGCATATGAACATACGGATCACAATTTTTATGACTGGGTCGAAAAAGGGATGAATATCCTCAAAGAAACTCCTTACCAAATAGAAATCCTCAAACAAGCCATTCACCCTGATGATGTCGCAACAATCATTTATTCAAGTGGAAGCACTGGAAGCCCAAAAGGCGTTGAGCTCACACACCGCAATTTAGTCAGCATCGTTAATATGGATGACTTTCTCCTCAGGGGTACCGACAAATACTTAAGCATCCTTCCTCTGGCACATATTTTTGCCAAACAGATCCACCTCATCATGACAGCGTGGGGTGTTCCAATCTACTTTCTTAACGATCTGACAAAAATCACAGAAGTCGCAACAACGCTGCCGATTACACGCATGATCGTTGTTCCAAGGATCTTAGAAAAAGTCTATTCGAAGATGTTGGACAGCGTCAAAAAAAGCAGCTTGGTTAAACGCTTGATCGGTACTTGGGCGTTCAATCTTGCTTACAGGAAAAACGATTGGATCAAACGATCTCTTTTCCCCATTGCTGATCAATTGGTGTATTCAAAAATCCGTTCAGCCTTCGGCCCTCATTTTCATTCAATTTTATCTGGAGGGGCCCCTTTAAATCCCCACCTGCACCGCTTTTATCTCAGTGTCGGCATCCCAATTTTGCAAGGCTGGGGACTCACGGAAGGTTCCTGTATCGCAGTTAACAGGCTTCATCAAAATAAAGTAGGCACAGTCGGACCGCCTGTGCCTGGAGTCAGATTCAAGATCAGCGAAGATGGAGAGATCTTGGCGCATAGCCCAACCGTCATGAAAGGGTATTATTTAAATCCTGAGGCAACGAGAAAAACCATAGATCCCGAAGGGTGGCTGCATACAGGAGACTATGGATACATAGACAATGACGGACACCTAGTCGTTCAAGGAAGAATTAACGAAGCGTTCAAAACATCTCAAGGGGAATACGTTTCACCCGTACCAATTGAACAAAGGCTTTCCGAATCGCCATTGATCGACATGGCAATGGTAATTGGCGAAGGGCACCCTTTTCCAGCTGTTTTGCTGTTTCCCGATTTCCCATCAGTTGAAAACTGGAAAGCACAAAAAAGCCAAGGATATCTCTCGGTTCACGAATTCCTTGATTCCGAAGAGGTCAATGAAGAGATCATCCGACTCATTGAGGAGATCAACAAATCACTTGACCATTGGCAAAAAATCAGAGCCTATCGCTTTATTCTGACTCCGCCGACGATCGATGGCATGGAGCTGACTCCGACGCTTAAACTTCGACGCAAAGCCATTTTGGAGAAATACGCCAGTGTGGTTGAAGAGATCTACCACTGTGTGGGAAAAAGAAGTTTCTATTTAATCCAAGATTAA
- a CDS encoding aromatic amino acid transaminase has translation MAAFDTLEEAPGDPILDLTLAFKNDERKSKINLGVGAYKDSEGSSLVFNCVRQAELQILDQRLDKEYPPIQGLQPFIEASIELVFGKDCDTRRIFGAQTLGGTGALRIAGEFLAKKNICSTIFLSDPTWGNHLSIFHNAGLKLDTYNYYDSLHKTVDFQALCNSVQQMPQNSAILLQPCCHNPTGTDLSFPQWEALCLLIKEKQVFPFFDLAYQGFDQGLEEDAKVIRMFAKHHPEMIVASSYSKNMGLYGERIGHLAICTENEKNARAVGSQVKQLIRSNYSMPPLYSGRIVSTILNSESLRNEWIKELANVRERIQEMRKQLVSGLIFKGGGRQFDYLADQTGMFSFSGINPEQACRLKSEQGIYMLKNGRINIAGLNAHNLDYFIDAILSVKEPS, from the coding sequence ATGGCCGCTTTTGATACATTAGAAGAAGCTCCCGGAGATCCCATTTTAGACCTGACGTTGGCGTTCAAAAACGATGAGCGCAAGTCAAAAATAAATTTGGGAGTTGGAGCATACAAAGACTCTGAAGGTTCCTCCTTGGTTTTCAACTGCGTACGGCAAGCAGAGCTGCAAATTCTCGATCAGCGCCTCGATAAAGAGTATCCGCCCATTCAAGGATTACAGCCATTTATCGAAGCTTCTATCGAGCTTGTTTTCGGCAAGGATTGCGATACTAGAAGAATCTTCGGAGCACAAACATTGGGAGGAACAGGAGCGTTGAGAATTGCCGGAGAGTTCCTCGCTAAAAAGAACATCTGCTCTACTATTTTCCTGTCCGATCCGACTTGGGGAAACCACCTTTCGATCTTCCACAATGCCGGCCTCAAGTTAGACACTTACAACTACTATGACTCCCTCCATAAAACAGTTGATTTCCAAGCCCTTTGCAACTCCGTGCAGCAAATGCCTCAAAACTCAGCGATTCTGCTCCAACCTTGCTGTCACAACCCAACCGGAACAGATCTCTCTTTTCCACAATGGGAAGCTCTCTGCCTCCTGATTAAAGAAAAACAAGTCTTCCCTTTTTTCGATCTTGCCTATCAAGGTTTTGATCAAGGATTAGAGGAGGATGCAAAAGTGATCAGAATGTTTGCCAAACATCATCCCGAGATGATTGTCGCAAGCTCCTATTCCAAAAACATGGGTCTCTATGGGGAAAGAATCGGCCATCTCGCCATCTGCACTGAAAATGAGAAAAACGCAAGAGCAGTCGGCAGCCAAGTGAAGCAATTAATCCGGAGCAATTACTCCATGCCGCCTCTTTACAGCGGCCGCATTGTCTCTACAATTTTGAATTCCGAATCTCTTCGGAATGAGTGGATCAAAGAGCTGGCAAATGTTCGGGAACGGATTCAGGAAATGAGAAAACAGCTTGTTTCAGGACTTATCTTCAAAGGAGGAGGTAGACAGTTTGATTATCTTGCCGATCAAACCGGAATGTTCTCCTTTTCCGGAATAAATCCAGAGCAGGCATGCCGTCTGAAATCTGAACAAGGCATCTACATGTTGAAAAATGGACGCATCAACATTGCAGGGTTGAATGCGCATAATCTTGATTATTTTATCGATGCCATCCTATCTGTAAAAGAACCGTCATGA
- a CDS encoding SET domain-containing protein-lysine N-methyltransferase encodes MFFWNSNHETPLTQAVISGNTELVKRLAHHSVHRKAANYLGFSAEDLAIYLGREEMVDLLGLQKNKVFRVLKKGGNGVVEMDVCEYEKFFHTKYMSSLRVTSYQDFCKIVKKCPKQVKVGKVGASMRDLFESHKEKIKNGYVCESTIKWIDERTGYGLFTDRPINKGEFVGEYAGLLLIRQILSRIRGDYCMRYPKLSFGLSYYTLDAEKMGNEVRFINHDYVPNLQPMSALENGFCHCVLIALRDIKAGEQLTYDYGEDYWSRRDPPVDF; translated from the coding sequence ATGTTTTTTTGGAATAGCAATCACGAAACACCTTTAACTCAAGCGGTGATTTCCGGCAATACGGAACTTGTCAAAAGGCTTGCGCACCACTCAGTTCATCGCAAAGCTGCCAATTATCTTGGCTTCAGTGCCGAAGATTTGGCGATTTATCTGGGAAGAGAAGAGATGGTTGATCTCCTTGGCCTGCAGAAAAATAAAGTTTTCAGAGTGTTGAAAAAAGGAGGAAACGGTGTTGTTGAAATGGACGTTTGCGAGTATGAAAAATTTTTTCACACTAAATACATGTCATCGCTTCGAGTGACCTCCTATCAAGATTTTTGCAAAATTGTTAAAAAATGCCCTAAGCAAGTAAAAGTCGGAAAAGTAGGGGCGTCGATGCGGGATCTGTTCGAAAGTCATAAAGAAAAAATTAAAAACGGTTATGTTTGCGAGTCAACGATTAAGTGGATCGATGAGCGGACGGGGTACGGCCTTTTTACTGATCGTCCCATTAATAAGGGGGAGTTTGTCGGAGAGTATGCTGGGCTGCTTCTTATCCGTCAGATCCTTTCCCGCATTCGAGGGGATTACTGCATGCGGTATCCCAAGTTGTCTTTTGGCTTGTCTTATTACACGTTAGACGCTGAAAAGATGGGTAATGAGGTTCGATTTATCAATCACGATTATGTCCCCAATCTCCAGCCTATGTCCGCTTTAGAAAATGGATTCTGCCACTGCGTCCTGATTGCTTTGCGGGATATTAAAGCCGGTGAGCAGCTCACTTACGATTATGGCGAAGATTATTGGAGCCGCCGCGATCCTCCTGTGGATTTCTAG
- a CDS encoding XTP/dITP diphosphatase — MELILATHNLHKIREFRQILKEVKGLDLISLRNFPDYQLPEETGKTFQENADLKALHAAKMLKAIVLADDSGLVVPALQGAPGIYSARYASSDATDKENREKLMQEMEKFEDLDRSAYYECCITIAGPEGILKTAKATCEGLIGEQEKGRNGFGYDPIFIKHDYDKTFAELEEQTKNRISHRRKALDKILAFLEAQIPSE; from the coding sequence ATGGAACTCATTTTAGCCACACATAACCTCCATAAGATCAGGGAATTCAGACAGATATTAAAGGAGGTAAAGGGATTGGATCTCATTTCCCTCCGCAATTTTCCTGATTATCAACTGCCGGAAGAAACGGGAAAAACCTTTCAAGAAAATGCCGATCTCAAAGCTTTACATGCGGCTAAGATGTTGAAAGCGATTGTCTTGGCTGATGATTCAGGGCTTGTCGTTCCCGCATTGCAGGGAGCTCCAGGCATCTACTCGGCTCGTTACGCTAGTTCGGATGCTACAGACAAAGAAAATCGTGAAAAGCTCATGCAAGAGATGGAAAAGTTCGAAGATCTGGACAGATCGGCTTACTACGAATGCTGCATCACAATTGCTGGACCGGAAGGGATCTTAAAAACAGCTAAGGCGACATGTGAAGGTTTAATCGGCGAGCAGGAAAAGGGGAGAAACGGCTTTGGATACGATCCCATTTTTATCAAACATGATTACGATAAGACTTTCGCCGAGCTTGAAGAGCAGACAAAAAATCGTATTTCACACAGACGCAAAGCTTTGGATAAAATTTTAGCATTTTTGGAAGCACAAATTCCTTCGGAATAG
- a CDS encoding rod shape-determining protein MreC, with the protein MRSFSPKPFLQLLAVLLTLLSVSKSTSEKVQGYSIAILAPTWNQLAIIKQGIQHLSEETFEEDGKTLYVHEEIQKLHIENQLLKNEIATLKELLKQEQKRDLVTSKELEAAPAQVIFRPGTSWNTVLWINVGKEHNKQLGKQVISQNSPVVVGTNVVGLVDYVGNKQSRVRLITDPSLTPSVRSVRVVDGRTWYLAKGELKGSSLSQYRTKEKLLIGTGFNYDFPDQEGPARDLRSGAVLGDQSKHYPALDIIMPNDLLVTTGMDGVFPSGLCVATVTKVNMLKEGDYYYDIEAEPCCTNLDHLMIVSVLPPQGFDPCDQPSPYQLPN; encoded by the coding sequence ATGAGATCCTTTTCTCCAAAACCCTTTCTTCAACTGCTGGCAGTATTATTAACTCTGCTCAGTGTTTCTAAATCGACCAGCGAAAAAGTTCAAGGGTACAGCATTGCCATCCTTGCCCCTACATGGAATCAATTAGCAATCATTAAGCAGGGGATTCAGCATCTTTCCGAAGAAACCTTCGAAGAAGACGGGAAAACACTCTATGTCCATGAAGAGATCCAAAAACTGCACATTGAAAATCAGTTGTTAAAAAACGAAATCGCTACATTGAAAGAGCTGCTCAAGCAAGAGCAAAAAAGAGACCTGGTCACAAGCAAAGAGCTTGAAGCAGCTCCTGCCCAGGTGATTTTCCGCCCTGGAACTTCTTGGAATACCGTTTTATGGATCAATGTCGGCAAGGAACATAATAAACAATTGGGAAAACAAGTGATCTCCCAAAACAGCCCTGTTGTCGTCGGAACTAATGTCGTCGGATTAGTTGATTACGTCGGCAATAAGCAAAGCCGTGTTCGGCTGATTACAGATCCCTCATTAACTCCCTCAGTTCGATCTGTCAGAGTTGTGGACGGCCGCACCTGGTATCTCGCCAAAGGAGAGTTGAAAGGAAGCTCTCTTTCCCAATACCGAACGAAAGAAAAGCTCCTGATCGGTACAGGATTCAACTACGACTTTCCCGATCAGGAGGGACCTGCTAGAGACCTAAGAAGTGGAGCCGTCCTGGGAGATCAATCAAAACACTATCCCGCTTTAGACATCATCATGCCAAACGATTTACTCGTCACAACCGGAATGGACGGTGTCTTTCCTTCTGGCCTTTGCGTTGCCACAGTCACTAAAGTCAATATGTTGAAAGAGGGCGACTATTATTATGACATTGAAGCAGAACCCTGCTGTACAAATTTAGACCACCTGATGATCGTCTCTGTCCTTCCGCCTCAAGGCTTCGATCCATGTGATCAACCATCTCCCTATCAACTACCTAACTAG